One Hermetia illucens chromosome 4, iHerIll2.2.curated.20191125, whole genome shotgun sequence DNA segment encodes these proteins:
- the LOC119654910 gene encoding probable cytochrome P450 303a1 isoform X2 has protein sequence MLFQSPKTTLFYNPIISLKHGIISFVRSMFNRQVGSATILRPKMFYTVIFFLFTTALWLFLDSRKPKNYPPGPTWYPILGSAPQIAQLRKKHGLFCYAAGELNDTYGKKGIIGLRIGKDRLVIAYSHQVSKELCYNEDLDGRPTGIFYETRTWGTRKGIILTDEDFWSEQRKFLVKHLKEFGFARQGMAELAQNEAQYLFEDVQAMVKQQGGKSAIIPVQNLFGVYVLNTLWTMMAGVRYDRQHDELKEIQSLFHDLFKNIDMVGCMFSHFPFLRYIAPNSSGYNHFLELHAKLFSFIARELEKHKKVFHPGNEPRDLMDSYLQELSEPNIKSSFSEKQLLAVCLDMFLAGSETTTKSLGFAFLYLTRNKDIQVRMQQELDAVIGRGRLPLWEDKDRLPYCESVIYESLRFFAGSSFGIPHRALRDTQLAGYNIPKDTMVISCFTGMLMDERNFEDVRTFRPERFIQNGKCVVPELFAPFGARHRRCMGENMAKQNLFLFITTLIQNFTFCVPEGQPMPDVTPQDGATPSVKPFTAKVVPR, from the exons aTGCTGTTCCAATCTCCGAAAACAACTTTATTTTACAATCCCATAATTTCTCTAAAACATGGAATAATCTCTTTCGTCCGTTCGATGTTTAATAGGCAAGTGGGGTCCGCAACTATATTAAG GCCTAAAATGTTTTACACTGTTATCTTCTTCCTTTTTACCACTGCCCTTTGGCTGTTTTTGGATTCTCGAAAACCGAAAAACTATCCACCAGGACCAACTTGGTATCCAATACTGGGCAGTGCCCCTCAAATAGCTCAATTAAGAAAGAAGCATGGACTATTTTGTTATGCCGCAGGGGAATTGAATGACACTTACGGCAAAAAAGGAATTATTGGACTGAGAATAGGAAAAGATAGACTTGTTATCGCCTACTCGCATCAGGTATCTAAGGAGCTATGCTACAACGAAGATCTAGACGGACGACCAACAGGCATTTTCTATGAAACGCGTACATGGGGAACTCGAAAAGGGATCATTCTTACGGATGAGGACTTTTGGAGTGAACAACGTAAATTTCTTGTCAAACATCTTAAAGAATTTGGATTCGCTCGTCAAGGAATGGCCGAATTAGCACAGAATGAGGCGCAATATTTATTCGAGGACGTACAAGCCATGGTCAAACAACAAGGTGGCAAGTCTGCAATTATTCCTGTGCAGAATTTGTTTGGTGTTTACGTGTTGAACACTTTATGGACTATGATGGCTGGAGTTCGATATGACCGACAACATGATGAGCTCAAAGAAATTCAATCACTTTTTCATGACCTCTTCAAGAACATCGACATGGTTGGATGCATGTTTAGTCACTTTCCCTTCTTACGATACATAGCACCAAATTCAAGTGGTTACAATCATTTCCTGGAGCTACATGCAAAGCTTTTTAGTTTTATAGCGAGAGAACTGGAGAAACATAAGAAGGTATTCCATCCGGGAAACGAACCAAGGGATTTGATGGACAGTTATCTTCAGGAATTATCTGAACCCAACATAAAAAGCAGTTTCTCTGAAAAACAGCTTTTAGCAGTTTGCTTGGATATGTTTTTGGCTGGTTCAGAAACTACCACTAAGTCTCTTGGATTTGCCTTTTTATATTTGACTCGTAATAAGGATATTCAGGTAAGAATGCAACAAGAGCTGGATGCTGTCATTGGACGAGGAAGATTACCTTTATGGGAGGATAAGGACCG ATTGCCATATTGTGAATCGGTTATTTACGAAAGCTTACGTTTCTTCGCTGGTTCGAGTTTTGGCATCCCTCACCGAGCACTTCGCGACACTCAACTAGCTGGCTACAACATACCGAAG GATACAATGGTTATATCTTGTTTCACGGGCATGTTAATGGATGAGAGAAATTTTGAAGATGTACGTACGTTCCGTCCTGAGCGTTTTATTCAGAATGGAAAGTGTGTGGTACCAGAGCTGTTTGCTCCATTCGGTGCCAGGCATCGGCGATGCATGGGTGAAAATATGGCGAAGCAgaatctatttttatttataacaaCTTTAATACAGAATTTTACTTTTTGTGTACCTGAAGGGCAACCGATGCCGGATGTGACGCCCCAAGATGGAGCTACACCAAGTGTTAAGCCCTTTACGGCGAAAGTCGTGCCACGTTAA
- the LOC119654910 gene encoding probable cytochrome P450 303a1 isoform X1 — MLFQSPKTTLFYNPIISLKHGIISFVRSMFNRQVGSATILSESIKTGNLCIFTRDCESDCIASKWHHLKEFLPKMFYTVIFFLFTTALWLFLDSRKPKNYPPGPTWYPILGSAPQIAQLRKKHGLFCYAAGELNDTYGKKGIIGLRIGKDRLVIAYSHQVSKELCYNEDLDGRPTGIFYETRTWGTRKGIILTDEDFWSEQRKFLVKHLKEFGFARQGMAELAQNEAQYLFEDVQAMVKQQGGKSAIIPVQNLFGVYVLNTLWTMMAGVRYDRQHDELKEIQSLFHDLFKNIDMVGCMFSHFPFLRYIAPNSSGYNHFLELHAKLFSFIARELEKHKKVFHPGNEPRDLMDSYLQELSEPNIKSSFSEKQLLAVCLDMFLAGSETTTKSLGFAFLYLTRNKDIQVRMQQELDAVIGRGRLPLWEDKDRLPYCESVIYESLRFFAGSSFGIPHRALRDTQLAGYNIPKDTMVISCFTGMLMDERNFEDVRTFRPERFIQNGKCVVPELFAPFGARHRRCMGENMAKQNLFLFITTLIQNFTFCVPEGQPMPDVTPQDGATPSVKPFTAKVVPR, encoded by the exons aTGCTGTTCCAATCTCCGAAAACAACTTTATTTTACAATCCCATAATTTCTCTAAAACATGGAATAATCTCTTTCGTCCGTTCGATGTTTAATAGGCAAGTGGGGTCCGCAACTATATTAAG TGAAAGTATAAAAACAGGAAACTTGTGCATATTCACTCGCGATTGCGAATCAGATTGCATTGCATCTAAGTGGCATCATCTCAAAGAGTTTCT GCCTAAAATGTTTTACACTGTTATCTTCTTCCTTTTTACCACTGCCCTTTGGCTGTTTTTGGATTCTCGAAAACCGAAAAACTATCCACCAGGACCAACTTGGTATCCAATACTGGGCAGTGCCCCTCAAATAGCTCAATTAAGAAAGAAGCATGGACTATTTTGTTATGCCGCAGGGGAATTGAATGACACTTACGGCAAAAAAGGAATTATTGGACTGAGAATAGGAAAAGATAGACTTGTTATCGCCTACTCGCATCAGGTATCTAAGGAGCTATGCTACAACGAAGATCTAGACGGACGACCAACAGGCATTTTCTATGAAACGCGTACATGGGGAACTCGAAAAGGGATCATTCTTACGGATGAGGACTTTTGGAGTGAACAACGTAAATTTCTTGTCAAACATCTTAAAGAATTTGGATTCGCTCGTCAAGGAATGGCCGAATTAGCACAGAATGAGGCGCAATATTTATTCGAGGACGTACAAGCCATGGTCAAACAACAAGGTGGCAAGTCTGCAATTATTCCTGTGCAGAATTTGTTTGGTGTTTACGTGTTGAACACTTTATGGACTATGATGGCTGGAGTTCGATATGACCGACAACATGATGAGCTCAAAGAAATTCAATCACTTTTTCATGACCTCTTCAAGAACATCGACATGGTTGGATGCATGTTTAGTCACTTTCCCTTCTTACGATACATAGCACCAAATTCAAGTGGTTACAATCATTTCCTGGAGCTACATGCAAAGCTTTTTAGTTTTATAGCGAGAGAACTGGAGAAACATAAGAAGGTATTCCATCCGGGAAACGAACCAAGGGATTTGATGGACAGTTATCTTCAGGAATTATCTGAACCCAACATAAAAAGCAGTTTCTCTGAAAAACAGCTTTTAGCAGTTTGCTTGGATATGTTTTTGGCTGGTTCAGAAACTACCACTAAGTCTCTTGGATTTGCCTTTTTATATTTGACTCGTAATAAGGATATTCAGGTAAGAATGCAACAAGAGCTGGATGCTGTCATTGGACGAGGAAGATTACCTTTATGGGAGGATAAGGACCG ATTGCCATATTGTGAATCGGTTATTTACGAAAGCTTACGTTTCTTCGCTGGTTCGAGTTTTGGCATCCCTCACCGAGCACTTCGCGACACTCAACTAGCTGGCTACAACATACCGAAG GATACAATGGTTATATCTTGTTTCACGGGCATGTTAATGGATGAGAGAAATTTTGAAGATGTACGTACGTTCCGTCCTGAGCGTTTTATTCAGAATGGAAAGTGTGTGGTACCAGAGCTGTTTGCTCCATTCGGTGCCAGGCATCGGCGATGCATGGGTGAAAATATGGCGAAGCAgaatctatttttatttataacaaCTTTAATACAGAATTTTACTTTTTGTGTACCTGAAGGGCAACCGATGCCGGATGTGACGCCCCAAGATGGAGCTACACCAAGTGTTAAGCCCTTTACGGCGAAAGTCGTGCCACGTTAA
- the LOC119654910 gene encoding probable cytochrome P450 303a1 isoform X3, which translates to MFYTVIFFLFTTALWLFLDSRKPKNYPPGPTWYPILGSAPQIAQLRKKHGLFCYAAGELNDTYGKKGIIGLRIGKDRLVIAYSHQVSKELCYNEDLDGRPTGIFYETRTWGTRKGIILTDEDFWSEQRKFLVKHLKEFGFARQGMAELAQNEAQYLFEDVQAMVKQQGGKSAIIPVQNLFGVYVLNTLWTMMAGVRYDRQHDELKEIQSLFHDLFKNIDMVGCMFSHFPFLRYIAPNSSGYNHFLELHAKLFSFIARELEKHKKVFHPGNEPRDLMDSYLQELSEPNIKSSFSEKQLLAVCLDMFLAGSETTTKSLGFAFLYLTRNKDIQVRMQQELDAVIGRGRLPLWEDKDRLPYCESVIYESLRFFAGSSFGIPHRALRDTQLAGYNIPKDTMVISCFTGMLMDERNFEDVRTFRPERFIQNGKCVVPELFAPFGARHRRCMGENMAKQNLFLFITTLIQNFTFCVPEGQPMPDVTPQDGATPSVKPFTAKVVPR; encoded by the exons ATGTTTTACACTGTTATCTTCTTCCTTTTTACCACTGCCCTTTGGCTGTTTTTGGATTCTCGAAAACCGAAAAACTATCCACCAGGACCAACTTGGTATCCAATACTGGGCAGTGCCCCTCAAATAGCTCAATTAAGAAAGAAGCATGGACTATTTTGTTATGCCGCAGGGGAATTGAATGACACTTACGGCAAAAAAGGAATTATTGGACTGAGAATAGGAAAAGATAGACTTGTTATCGCCTACTCGCATCAGGTATCTAAGGAGCTATGCTACAACGAAGATCTAGACGGACGACCAACAGGCATTTTCTATGAAACGCGTACATGGGGAACTCGAAAAGGGATCATTCTTACGGATGAGGACTTTTGGAGTGAACAACGTAAATTTCTTGTCAAACATCTTAAAGAATTTGGATTCGCTCGTCAAGGAATGGCCGAATTAGCACAGAATGAGGCGCAATATTTATTCGAGGACGTACAAGCCATGGTCAAACAACAAGGTGGCAAGTCTGCAATTATTCCTGTGCAGAATTTGTTTGGTGTTTACGTGTTGAACACTTTATGGACTATGATGGCTGGAGTTCGATATGACCGACAACATGATGAGCTCAAAGAAATTCAATCACTTTTTCATGACCTCTTCAAGAACATCGACATGGTTGGATGCATGTTTAGTCACTTTCCCTTCTTACGATACATAGCACCAAATTCAAGTGGTTACAATCATTTCCTGGAGCTACATGCAAAGCTTTTTAGTTTTATAGCGAGAGAACTGGAGAAACATAAGAAGGTATTCCATCCGGGAAACGAACCAAGGGATTTGATGGACAGTTATCTTCAGGAATTATCTGAACCCAACATAAAAAGCAGTTTCTCTGAAAAACAGCTTTTAGCAGTTTGCTTGGATATGTTTTTGGCTGGTTCAGAAACTACCACTAAGTCTCTTGGATTTGCCTTTTTATATTTGACTCGTAATAAGGATATTCAGGTAAGAATGCAACAAGAGCTGGATGCTGTCATTGGACGAGGAAGATTACCTTTATGGGAGGATAAGGACCG ATTGCCATATTGTGAATCGGTTATTTACGAAAGCTTACGTTTCTTCGCTGGTTCGAGTTTTGGCATCCCTCACCGAGCACTTCGCGACACTCAACTAGCTGGCTACAACATACCGAAG GATACAATGGTTATATCTTGTTTCACGGGCATGTTAATGGATGAGAGAAATTTTGAAGATGTACGTACGTTCCGTCCTGAGCGTTTTATTCAGAATGGAAAGTGTGTGGTACCAGAGCTGTTTGCTCCATTCGGTGCCAGGCATCGGCGATGCATGGGTGAAAATATGGCGAAGCAgaatctatttttatttataacaaCTTTAATACAGAATTTTACTTTTTGTGTACCTGAAGGGCAACCGATGCCGGATGTGACGCCCCAAGATGGAGCTACACCAAGTGTTAAGCCCTTTACGGCGAAAGTCGTGCCACGTTAA